AAGGTCGCAGTCTAACGATGTGTGGTATTTGAATGATGAATGGAAGAAGCACAGGTAGTTGAGCTGTGAACTGATGATTTGGAAGAGATGGAGCTGCAGCTGTGAAGAATGAGCAGCCACTATGGCTGGAAGTAAAGCAGTGATGCACCATCCTGGTGCAACACAAACTTTGGCCCTTGCAAAATGGCTTTGGCATGGCAGACAGATGCTGACTCACTTAACCCAGTTGACTCACCCTGACTCAGTAactttgactgagttgacccAAGTCGACTCGTTTGACCTGTGACCggatggactttgccggtcacctgagtcagggtttgctttcatcttctttatttgattattgattatgatgaactccatagctatgagtagctaatttattcattattggttaaggatgtagccCTAtgtctacaacttgtgcttgattaatgcattagttttctctcttgattatcgttcgaaCTTCTACTGTTTTTTATAATCacgtgattgatgtattgtgataggattagatgtttgtttggttaagtggccaattaattagaCTTGCATCTTTGTCCAAAGCTAATTgagggtttatcatcgagcgataaccataaatacaagtagcatgatatgattacggtttatagtgatacactctcgtcatcatatgtagagtttgaccattgtccgaattgtcatgcgcaatgtatgacaattgcattgattagcctatttccaaaagttaatgctcctaggaattgaacttaattagcgcaaggtgttaggttattctttaggtagaattcacatacgcagctctagtgtgtgtgttgatgaacttaggaaattaatggaatatcttgctctcttgatactctaggcttatgatgataaagagattaaattgtaattataatcatgtatgcaagcacatgtttaagattgaagatgaactccttgaccaatattctcaactcattgattatttctctaattactttgcttttgatttacttttatagcttacataaaaatcagaaatccccctaattggttactttaggaaattgaatataTAATAACTACAactgcctctctgtggaaacgaactctttcttatcatatactttaggaaagtgaaattatttttgacgcatacgacagcgatcaacggtttcctcgttaacaaaatctagctgtgtcatttacttttattttccgcattataattgttttattataattaaagtaaatcacacaaacgttaattcctatttacttgataagcaatcctattgtgtttggttaagtccgaacctttgtatcaagtaaacatacttcgttgttgtattgtctcgatctcgtatccatagacgatcacacgaagtgtgaaccgattagttgtattgtctcgactcagttcatagacaacactttcggagaaaggacttataggtaggaaaagttttagcttgaggtatatttgggtaccctcgccttttcacaagcTGACATTCAATACAAAACATTGGTTTCTTGCAAACAGAACTAAGATTTAAGGACTTGCAGACATGCTGAAAAGTTTGAAACGATGGAAAGTCTTAGATGCCACACTTCAGCTGAAACTTGACTAATAGCTTGATAAGATTTATTTGAAGTAGTTAAGGTAGTGTTTTTCTTGGAAGTAGTTGACTGGAGAAAGTGTAGTGGATATAATTCATTAAATTGTTTGCCTTGTAAAGTGATCCTCCCAGATGAGAGATCCTTAAAAACAAAACCACAACCATCAAAAGTAATAGAGCAATTATTATATTTTGTAAATCTTTGAAAAGATAGCAGATTTGCTGAACTTTTTGGAACTAGAAGGACATTATTTAATGCAAAAGAAGTATTTGAAGACTGCTTAATAAAATTACCAGTGTGTGTAATTTTCATACCTTCACAATTGGTTGCATGAATTTCCTCATATCCATCATAAGAAGATGCACATTGTAGCTCAGACTCATCAGCGGTGATGTGATTGGTGGCAGCAGTATCAAcataccaaggattttcgccCAAAATGTTTGCAATTGCAAGCATTGCACTCAAGTTATGTGGTGTATTGACATTCTGATAATAAAACTGAGTGGATGCCTACATGCCAAAGCTTGATGTCCAGCTTTGTTACAAATCTGACATGGTTCTTCACTGTAGTGGAAGTTGATGCAAAACTAGAAGCTGGTGGAGGAATGAAAGGTATATAGAAAGTATTTTATGTAGATACTCCGGCAGGTAATTGAAAATTACTTCTATATGAAATGGAATTACCTCTATATGAAGGACTGAAATTGTAAAATCCCCTAGACCTAGGCCTGTAAGATGAAGAGGGAAAATAATAACCTCGTAGTGGTCTCTGAGCTGCAAGATAAGCTTGTTGAGATTGAAAAGCAGCAAAAGCTTTGTTGTTAGCTTCAAATAATAGAGACCTATAtctttcagcaacaacaatttcTTCACTTAATAATAGATTTTGTAACTCATCAAAAGAGACGAGAGGATTTCGAATAGTATAGAAGTACTGAACGAGTTTTAATCTTGACCAATTTCATTGAGAACTAACACCACAAGTTCTTCATCATAAATTTCAGATCCAGAAGCTGGTAGTTGATCTCTCGATTCCCCTAAATATGTAGCTATAAAACCAGATCCAAGCTTTAGTGTTTGCAGTTTAATTAGTTCGAATTTGTATAACATGTGTTGTTGAAGTGTAAGCAAATCTTGAATCAATATTATTCCATAATTCCCTAGCCGATTCAGCACCAACAACATAAGGAACAACAAAGTCTGAAATAGTAGATTGCAACCACAAAATAAGTGTGTTATCATCATCACACCAAGAAGTATACGAACGATTTATAATTCCTTGAGTTAAATCAGCTTGAGTGAGAAATTTTGGAGGACAAGGAGTAGATCCATCCAAGAATCCAGATACTTTGTATCGCTTCAATAATGGAAGAATTAAGCTTGTCCAGGTGATAAAATTGTCATCCTTGAGTTTGTATTGAATAATATTAGAGATTTTATTTAATGGAACATGAGAAATTCTTGAATCGTACTGAAGATTATCCATTGAAGAAAATTAAGAATTGTAGATCAAAGATTAGCCATCAAGAATTGCAGATCAAATAAGAAAACGAAACTAAGTTTTGATAGAAGAAAAGCTTAAAGAAACACCATTAATGGTGATGAACATCAGAAGAATGGATCGGAACTTTAAAATGATACCATAGAACAATATATTCTCATTAATCTTTGAAGAAGATTTTACAGATGCAATTGATCCTGTCAATTGTCTTACACAATATAGTTTTTACAGTTGCAGATATTTCTTGTATTTATTACAGACAGAACTGGCTCATACAACTCAACACTAATCAATGACACAGAAGATGTACCAATGACAGACTGACACGATAAAATGGACAGCAGGGTAAGAAAGAGACAGTTCACAGTTAGAGTGTAAGATGAGACACTGCAACTATTATTAGTATTAGTTCAGGATATAGTGCTTTCATACTATATCCTACTTGCAAGCACGCATATCCTGTTTTTCTTATTGGACAATGATCATCCACAATAAATCTAGATGAATCAATGTTTTGTCTTTAATCTAAACATAATCAGTGGATGCTTGTATGATTGTATGTGTAATTTCTCCATGCAAGGGTCTACAACGAAAAATAAACATAGGAAGTGGTTTGTAATCAAAATTGAGATGTAAAATAACGTAATTCATCATATCAAATTTAATTTTTTAGACTAAATTGAGAGCAAATGACATTGAAAATGCGAGGTTTTATGTGGGACATATACTTGTTCCGGGTATCCAATACCCGATTAGGAGCTGATTTTTATCGGTTCTTAACTAGGTCTACCCATATGGTGGTATAATGGGTCTTATATTAGGACCCTGAATCGGACCCATAAAACCTGGTTCGGGTTAATTGGGTACTCATTGACAGTCCTACTACGACCTATTGACACAAAGGTTGACCCAATCACACAAATAAtgggatatcacttaggatttGGTCTAACGGTGTAAGACAcgtgttgaaaatatccaactgTATTTCTCACCACCAAAGAAAAACGTTGGTCGAGAAAATATAGGAATAAGTAAAACTCATCTCAGCTTATCTCAAGCTATTTCTTTAATTACAAATGGAGTGCCCCTCACGGCAAGCAATTCTTGTCTCAACGACTTGAGATGAAAGAGTTCATATGTATAAATAAGTTAGTAATCAAATCCGCTAAACACAACTCTTAGAGAATTCTTTTGCAAACTTACAATCACTCtgatctttctttctctctttgtTTTCCTCCCCAAGACTAGCCCCAGTCTTCTCTTGTGAGTGTATTAGCCTTCGAACAACCTATATCTTGATTCAGGTGAAGAAGGCTGTTCGTGCTTAACCTTTCACATCCATACATATCATAACCACCCTTTGCTTACTCTGTCCTACCCCTGTTTTTCATCATCCACCCTTAGTTACCGGCCCCATATAGTCAAGCACCGGCATGGTGCTTGTAATTTTTGTATTTTCTCTGCCATTAGCTTAGGCTCTTCGACAAGTAAAAACTCCCGTTGGAACTTAGTCAAGGTACATGACAATGATTGCTCTACCTCCCCCAAATGGCTCCCACAAACCCATTACCCATCAAATGGAAATTGGGGTCCGGTAAAATTTATAGACAGAGGAAAGCTGGAACTTTAATCCGTGCCAAGTGCCAGTGCCGTAATCTAAGACTAGACTAGACTCCCATATAAAGGAGACTTTGTGTTTGTTTTTCTTCATCGTCTAAATCTCTTTCCTTGGTTCCAGAGAGAAGAAACGATGGGTGATTTTAACGAACGGGCATTAAAACGATCACGGCAGGAACTTTTGGAACTAAGGTAGGTAAATctctttgttttcattttgtaattAGGGTTCGTTTTATTTGTTTGCCACAACTTATTTACTATCATTTATTTTTGGAGGTATTTTTAGGGTGAAATGTTATTACAGGGTTTGTGTTTAatatttatcaaatttccttttaTGTATTGATTTACAGTACTTCGTTCTGGGTAATTCCAGGGCTCAATTGACAACTCTCTTGAATGACTGGTATCCATTTGTAGATGGAGAAGGCATTATTAGTAAATATGCGCGTCTTCTGAAGATCACTAATCCCAAGATACATGAAACCAGGAGCGACATATATGTTGATTTGGGTATTCTAAGGGTATAGTTGCTTCATTTTCATTTTAGAGACTACTTCGATATGATACTGACTTAAGATGTGTAAGTTTAGCTTAAGTGATTTTGTCTGCGTCTTACTCTTAGGCTCTTCTACCTAAATTGAAAGACGAACATGCTGAGGCCAAAAAGGAATTCTTCAATGCTCAGTTGTTATCTATCTACAGCTATAGAAAAAGATCCATGTTATAGTTAGTTCTAACTCAGACTCCACTCCAATTGTTACTGTTGCCTGTTAGTGACCTTTTTGTTTCCTTCTCTCTTTTATGTTGATTTGCGTACTCTTCTTAGATGGCTGAGCTTACAACAGGTGCTCCATGAGCTTCACGGTCTCTTACTGAAAAAGATTCCGGATGACCTTCGGAGATGGATTAAACAGCTGTTAGCAGCTGATGACGAATGGACTGATATTCTTGCGTTTTCGGATGAAAGGGAAGAAGAATTGATGAGAAGAGCTAATTCCAAGGGGGTTCTGTTGACGAAACAAATAATAGACCCTGAACAATTCAAGGTTGACAACATAGATCTCGTTCCAGATCGTTTCACGGTAGTAACTAACATATGCTTCCTATATGGCTGTACATAACTTCCATCACATATAGAGTATACCTGATTCTCAATTTTGTCGGATGATTCCTTCACCTTTGGCTCACCACAGGAGTGTATCTAGTTGGATTTTCTGCTGACATAAGAAAGGCGGAGGGGATATTACGTGCTTGCCCTGATAACCCGCTGACGTGTCAATCTATTGAGAACCTTTTGTCCTTTCTGGAGGATAAATGTTTATTGTTACCTGATGACAGCATTAAGGTAAATACTCTTCTCAGCATGTTTACAACATATTTGAACTTGAAACACTGGTGCTTATTGACTGAACTTATGTTTTTTATCCATTGTAGGAAGTTGAGGAAAGCCAAGCAAAAGAAGTTGACTGTTTGCTGGAAAAGGTAATGGTGCATTACCATAATTAAATGCAGCAAAGGGAACACTGAAGGTTTGCATGACTTTGTTTGAGAAACCTGGAAACATATTTGATGCTTTCGTAACTGTCTTACCAGCATGTTTTCCCGTTTGTAACTTCGTCTTTgttcatttatttttctttttattcttgattCTATGTTAGTTTTCTCATGCATTGGGACATAAATGATATGATGTCTTTTGTGGCAGGTTATTGACATGTTGAACGACAACCCGAGCAAGATTGTGAAATAAAATAGAAGATGCATGTATGCCTATATGAGCAGTAATAAGAAGCAGTGTGGCCTCAAAAGAAATCGGTGCTCAAATGCTGATGGCATGGAGGATTTTTCTATCACCATTCACGGTACTAAACTTCGAAGCCCGGATACAAATTCATCCAAGACCTTAATGCCAACAtctgatgaatttgatgaacacCAAACTTATCATGATCACAGTGGAGGGATCAGGGACTAGAAGTGAAACAAGTGCACCATCCGCAGATTCCAAAGCCTTTTTATCCGGTCCATCAGCCAAGTCCCTAAAACCATTTACTAGATGGAAAACTTGTTAATGAACAACTTCACCAAGAcaatgtgaagaaaacagtgacaGAAAAACAATGAATAGAAGATTTCTTTGTGATGAAGCAGTGATTTGATAGTGAAGTGGAAGGTCGACTGTCACTTTCTATAATTATTTTATACTTTTTTTCCCTCTTGTTTTTTTTACAATTTGTGGAGGTGCAAGACTGTCACTTTCTATAAAAAGAAGCTAAATTAGTCATGAAATGAATCCTGTCAGGTTAAGCTTTTTCAATGTCAATCttgttttcagattttttttcccttcaatatTTTGATGTCTCCTAATTGCGAACTGTACAACAAAAAGCCTCGAGCATCACAGCTTCTACATAATCCTAAACATGGTTTTTGTTCCCAAGAAGAACATTACAAGTGTTCATTGTCAGGTAAAAAATCCATCCTTGTAACTTTTGACTTGACGGTTCTACTGCTCGAGTCACTAAACTTGAACTAGAAAATGGAAAGTCTTTTCAGAAGGGAAAGTGGCGCATCTGAAAATTATGTTGATAGATCACAGGTTTATAACTTTATATACATTTGCCTGCACTACTTTCTGGGTTCTTGGTACTTAAAACGTTATTGTGATGCTGAAACATTACTTCTACTCTGAAGTTTCAAAAATGAATACAAACAACATGATTCACGAGCTTTCTTAGCATAATAGGAGAACTAAAAGGCAACATCAAAAGCTCACAGGGAGTGATTATATGATTGGGCAGTGGGCACATCCTCTCACAAGTGCATGCAACTAATATTTATGTAAGTTCGGCCCATTAGGGGATGTACCGGTGAAATTGGAAGACTTTTAAAGAAGAAGACAAAATGTACTTCACCAAGATTTGTGTAAAATTTTGCAAATCCTAAAGAAGGTTAAGTTTGGAATTGAGTTGTCTTTGAAATCTCTTTCCTTGGTTCCTTCCTTCCAGAAGAAACGATGGCTGATTATTACCGAATGAGATTAGAGCAGTTACGGGAGGAACTTTTGGAACTAAGGTAGGTGAATATCTTATTGTTCTCCAAatattttgtaactagggtttgttTTGGGGGTATTTTTAGGGCTAAATGTCATTACAGGTTCTTGTTTCCACCTTTATGTATTGATTTGCTTCATTCTTCTTGGTAATTTCAGGGGTCAAGTGACAGCGCTCCTGAATGACTGGTATCCATTTCTAGATGGAGAAGGCATTATTAGTGAATACGTGCGTCTTCTGAATACAACTAATCCCAATATACATAAAACCAGGAGCGACATACATGTTGATTTGGGCATACTAAAGGTATAATTGCTTCATTTTCATTTTAGAGACTGCTGTTCTATGTTTAGCTTAAGTGATTTTGCTGCATCTTACTTTTTAGGATCTTCTGCCTAAATTGGAACACGAACATGCTGAGGCCAAGAAGGAATTCTTCAATGCACAGTTGTCAAATATCTACACTTATAGAAAAAGATCCATGGTATAATTAGTCAGTCCTAACTCAGACTCTATTCAATATTTTCCAATTGTTACTGTTAGTGACCTTTCTGTTTCCTTTTCTCTTTTATGTTGATTTGCATACTCTTCTTAAATGGCTGAGCTTACAACAGGTGCTCCATGAGCTACACGGTCTCTTACTGAAAAAGATATCAGATGACCTTCGGAGATGGATTAAACAGCTGCTAGTAGCTGACGACGAATGGACTGATATTCTTGCATTTTccgttgaaagagaagaagagttGATGAGACAGGCAAGTTCCAAGGGGGTTCTGTTGACGAAACAAACAATAGACCCTGAACAATTCAAGGTTGACAACCTAGATCTCGTTAGAGATCGTTTCACTGTAGTAACTAACATAGTAACATATGCTTCCTATATGCTTTCTATATCACATATAGAGTATACCTGATTCTCAATTTTATGGGATGATTCCTTCACCTTTTGCTCATCACAGGAGTATATAATTGGATTTTCTGCTGACATAAGAAAGGAGGAGGAGATTTTACGTGCTTGCTCTGATATCCCACAGATGTGTCAATCCGTTGAGAACCTTTTGCCCTTTTTGGAGGAGAAATGTTTCTCAATGTACAACGAAAAGCCATCCAGCATCACAGTTTCAAGTGTTCATTGTCAGGTATAAAATTTATCCTTTTTGACCTGATGGTTCTACTGTTCGAGTCAGGCCGGCGTAGAAACTATGGTCTATTTTCGGGAGTTAACTTGTCCTCCTACCCCacctggtacttgctactggaaacgGGTTTTGGTCTTTGGTTCTACTGTTCGGGTCACCGAACTTGCACAACAAACTAGAAAATGGAAAGTTTGAATTGTGCATCTGAAAATTATGGTGATAGATCACagatttttgattttcttcttttttcttctcatgGAACGGGAACCAGAAACTGAGTAAATTATAAAGAATGACAGGCAAGACAATTAAACTTTAATAAAATGCAATATTACATTTGATGTTCTTGACATTGGAAAAATGCAATATTACATTTTTCTTCTCAATCAAAAATGAAATTACATTTGTCGGATATGAGAAATGCAATATTACATTTGATGTTCTTGACAATGGAAAATGCTAGTAAAAGAATAACACATCTTCTTTTtaacttttcttttttgttccctTCTTACCAAGTGTTTTTCTTTCTGAAGAAGTGGTTTCTTCCCCGGGTCGACATTCTAGCAGTTCGCCTTACTTGGCGAGGCCGAGGATAAAGAGCGTCTTCAAAATCATAAGATTCAAGATAATCATTCCATAGTTTACAAACTGACGTGCACCTTTCCATCGACTTGTCTTCCAAGCGCTTGAAAATTTCGCACATGATATCCGGTGGAAGCCTAGTAACATGGTTACTAGACCTAAGATGATACTTCGGTTTCTTGGGAAGTTGATGTGATTTCTTGGTGGTATTCATTGTTTGTGGTAGTGATTTTCTTTTTACGTATCTTCTTCTCTATAAGTAGAGGAAGAAAAGAGAACCCTAAAACGTGTGCGTGGGTTACTGGCGAGTGGGTAATATAATTATGGCAGTTATGCTCAAAACTTCCAGTACATCCAcgattttgaatttcaaattgtttaccaaatatatttaaaaataATCTCCATTATGAAATCATATTAGGTAAGTGATAAAATTTTAGAAACATATATTTCCGGTCTTTTCTGGGTTCTTGTTGTGCGCCTATAGTGCACGGTCCATGTGAACAGTATTCTTAGTCAGTCTTATACGTGCAATTCTATAGTAGGATGTACGTAGCTTAACTAGCCGGGACAAGTAGGTTGCAGAATGGCCAACTGTCATTGCTGACTTACCGTTTTACCAACAAAAactgttgtacctcttacaattTTGATCTTGAATACAGCAGTCTAATACAAAAATATTCTATTTAACTTTCGTTTCACTGAAATTCAATCCAGTCTTAcatgataaaagaaaaaaaaaacaaactatgtTGTGGTACAAGGTTTGTTCTGTTGTAAATCTCAACTGGTAAAGTTGCAGTCACAAAGAGATATTGTGTAGTAACAGGTGCAAAATTGCGAAAGCTATGCAACACTTGGTGACAGTCTTCACCGGGGAATAGTATATCGACCTCATCTAATAATACAGCACTAGTAGATCCGGCACAAATGCAACACACTTTATTCTTCATTTGAGAGAGAGAATGCAAGGACTCAAGCAACTTGGACGACCCCTTACCATTTCAGGTTTGTTAGCTTAGCTGCAAGAAGCCTCCTTTATGCAGGTAAAGAAAACGACCTAATATTACTATGAGAAGATCCATATCTTGTTGGAGGCTTTCTAACTGTGTTTTCTGTCCAAAACCACCTGTTGCTGCCATAGACCTGAAAGGAACCCCAAATTTTGACATGGATCTGCAAGTACTTAGCACCACAAAACTTAAGGGCGTCAAATAAAATCATCCAAAAAACTGTAGGTGCACGAACCCAGATTCAATTTAAATACTAGTATACATATAACCAAGCTGGGAAAAGGAAAACGACGAAGAGTTATTGGTGGTACATGAATGGAGCTAAGCAGCTCTTACTCTGGTTTTTCCTTTTAAGTTTAGGTTGGCCGTAGTAGACAAACACAACAGCAAGCTTGTGAACTAATGTCAGTGCCCGTTTTATTCAAGAACATAGTGATTATGTCATACACAACATGAGCAATCAATCTTTCAGTGCCAGTTTTAGAAGCcagaaattactctcaaataTCTTATCAAGAAAATAACAGGTTAACAAATTCGGTCATTAATGGAAACCTGATCAATTTGAGGTTATTTGACTAATAAAACCCACATGTGTTACCACAGAACCATGAAACTGACTGTATTATTAGATAGTTGCCCATGGTCAGGGTAAGCATTTCAGCTTAAGAAAATGAAACATTATAAACTCCCTCCTAATTAAACCTACCGAGTTTTAGTCTAGTAAATAGCTTCCATTCTAGTGTGTTATTTAACTACACTGACACTAATTCTTTTGGACTCTAGATAATGTCTGCTAGCGTActactcaaaagttgattactaGTCAACGACTGGAAGAAAAACAGAAGGCAACACAACATCAGTTAATCGGGAAGTATGAGAATGCACTATCTGAGCTTTGACCTGAAATCTAGTGAATAGGGGCTCAATGCTCATTTTCACAGGATCACTGAGCATTAATGCATGGTATTTCCCACCAAGCATAAATACTTCCTTGGCATATGTTTGAGATGGCATACATGTTTTTTATCAACTGATCCACAAGCACATCTATCATATGAATAACCAGTACTAACTTGAGTTTGAAAGCAACTTAAGTCAAGAGAAATTATACCTAGGTTGTAAGCAACAATGCATGCTTCCATCCAAGAGCGACTTTGGTGAACTTTAAGGGTGATGATAACATCTGCGGATGGTAAGCATCAGATTGGCCACTGAATCCTCTACCCGAAGTGTAGACATGCCTAACAGCTGATTAAGCAGAAAAATCATCATCTTAACTACGTGCACGAGCTTAAAATAAACATCGGAACAGTGTGGTTGTACGGTGTAACAAAAAACCAATTCGGTACAACTGGTTCGCTGTTTCTTAAAAGGAAGACTCGAGAACCAGAAATAACAGGGAACTTCGTAGTAGTATGACAATGAATCACAATACATTCCTAATGgttcaaaaacaagaaaatcacACATAATATGCAATTACCTTCCAGTTGGTTCGATTTACCTTTCAGCAACGAATGGCGCACCCCGCATGTAATCTGTTTTGGAACTGAGATACGAAACATGAATAGGCAAGTGATAAGACTCATAATCTCCATTCCCTAGTTGTCCAAATGAACCAATCTCCATTCCCTAGTTGTCCAAATGAACCAATTCCACAAGTATAAACTTTACCACTATCTGGAACACAGTCATATCGTTACAAATTACAATCAAACACAAGACGAAACAGGTTTTGGAACGGCCACACGGGAGTGCAACTGTGAAAGACTTTGAGATAAAGATTCCATAACATGCAACAGAGattaaaataaattataaaaagGAACTGACAAAGATAATTAAAACTAGATTTGTATTGTTGATGaatcaaaaatgaaaaattacatttaattatcagtaaaaatgcaattttacattgattgatattgCTATTGGCGGAAAAAAGCCAAAGAAAACAACTTCATTAAACaaacaacaaaaaccaaataGCCAAATAGATCATTGAACAACTTCATTAAAACCATTTAAACCGTGAGTTTCTCCATGCCCCCCAGGTTGACATTCTCGCTGTCTGCCGGGGAGGACTAGGAGCGTAATCAAAATCCGAAGACTCAAGATGAGTCTTCCAGAGCTTACACACTGATTTGCACCTACACATCAAATCATCTTCTAAACGCTCGAAAATGTTATACATCATAACTGCCGGAAGGTTGGTGATGTGATTACTCGATCTTAAATGATACCTCTTCTCCATTTTGATGGAAGAGGTATCATCTAAGATCATAGTAGAAGATTTTTCCGGAAGTGATTTTTTTGTCTTCCCAGTAGAAGGTTTTTTCGGAAGAAGCGGTGCCTTTTTTGTCATCACAGTAGAAGATTTTTTCAGAAGTTCTGATTTCTTTGTCTTCATGGTTTGCTGTAGCAGTTTCCCTTTACGAAtcttctataaatagagagaattccttctttgtttttttcaaaaaaaaaaaaccctaaaacgtgCGTGATTACTGGCGAGTGGTATTAGACCGTTATAATCAAAACTTCTTGTACATCACGTGTGGTACCCACGTTTTCTAACTAATCAACCCACGATTTTAAAATGTTTACCAAttataattaattttttctttttaatttttaccttGAAATTTAAAATTATTGCCGAGTTTATAGTAGGAAATCATACGAGGCAAGTTATAAAATATAAATACTTCCGGTCATTCCATATACGTGTTTTCGAGGATTGACAATACAGTCCTACTGGTCACTGGTGCGTGGCATATTAGGATTATCAAACTTGTGCGCGTTCTTATTGTGCGCCTATGCGTGCAGTACTCTTGGTTTAGACGTGCTTTAGATCGATTTTTTTTCCCGCTTGTTTCCGGCGACCGGCGTGTTGTTGCTAGATGCTCTGGGTTTAGATCGATCTTTTTTCGTTTTCTTTCCGGCGTTAAGGCGGTTGAATCACCAGATcaatctttggttttctttttaggAAAGAAGGCTTCTAAGATTAATCTTTGTAGAGAAGGCGTAAGAGCTA
The sequence above is a segment of the Papaver somniferum cultivar HN1 unplaced genomic scaffold, ASM357369v1 unplaced-scaffold_125, whole genome shotgun sequence genome. Coding sequences within it:
- the LOC113331209 gene encoding uncharacterized protein LOC113331209 isoform X2, which encodes MGDFNERALKRSRQELLELRGQVTALLNDWYPFLDGEGIISEYVRLLNTTNPNIHKTRSDIHVDLGILKDLLPKLEHEHAEAKKEFFNAQLSNIYTYRKRSMVLHELHGLLLKKISDDLRRWIKQLLVADDEWTDILAFSVEREEELMRQASSKGVLLTKQTIDPEQFKEYIIGFSADIRKEEEILRACSDIPQMCQSVENLLPFLEEKCFSMYNEKPSSITVSSVHCQKWFLPRVDILAVRLTWRGRG
- the LOC113331209 gene encoding uncharacterized protein LOC113331209 isoform X3 — protein: MADYYRMRLEQLREELLELRGQVTALLNDWYPFLDGEGIISEYVRLLNTTNPNIHKTRSDIHVDLGILKDLLPKLEHEHAEAKKEFFNAQLSNIYTYRKRSMVLHELHGLLLKKISDDLRRWIKQLLVADDEWTDILAFSVEREEELMRQASSKGVLLTKQTIDPEQFKEYIIGFSADIRKEEEILRACSDIPQMCQSVENLLPFLEEKCFSMYNEKPSSITVSSVHCQWFLPRVDILAVRLTWRGRG
- the LOC113331209 gene encoding uncharacterized protein LOC113331209 isoform X1, translated to MADYYRMRLEQLREELLELRGQVTALLNDWYPFLDGEGIISEYVRLLNTTNPNIHKTRSDIHVDLGILKDLLPKLEHEHAEAKKEFFNAQLSNIYTYRKRSMVLHELHGLLLKKISDDLRRWIKQLLVADDEWTDILAFSVEREEELMRQASSKGVLLTKQTIDPEQFKEYIIGFSADIRKEEEILRACSDIPQMCQSVENLLPFLEEKCFSMYNEKPSSITVSSVHCQKWFLPRVDILAVRLTWRGRG
- the LOC113331209 gene encoding uncharacterized protein LOC113331209 isoform X4, producing the protein MADYYRMRLEQLREELLELRGQVTALLNDWYPFLDGEGIISEYVRLLNTTNPNIHKTRSDIHVDLGILKDLLPKLEHEHAEAKKEFFNAQLSNIYTYRKRSMVLHELHGLLLKKISDDLRRWIKQLLVADDEWTDILAFSVEREEELMRQEYIIGFSADIRKEEEILRACSDIPQMCQSVENLLPFLEEKCFSMYNEKPSSITVSSVHCQKWFLPRVDILAVRLTWRGRG